Proteins from a single region of Gossypium arboreum isolate Shixiya-1 chromosome 1, ASM2569848v2, whole genome shotgun sequence:
- the LOC108480566 gene encoding glycolate oxidase 1-like: MEITNVTEYQEIAKQKLPKMVYDYYASGAEDQWTLHENRFAFTKILFRPRILIDVSKIDMTTTVLGFKISMPIMIAPTAFQKMAHPEGEYATARAASAAGTIMTLSSWATSSVEEVASTGPGIRFFQLYVYKDRNVVAQLVRRAERAGFKAIALTVDTPRLGRREADIKNRFTLPPFLTLKNFEGLDLGKMDKADDSGLASYVAGQIDRSLSWKDVKWLQTITTLPILVKGVLTAEDARIAVEAGAAGIIVSNHGARQLDYVPATIMALEEVVKAAQGRVPVFLDGGVRRGTDVFKALALGASGIFIGRPVVFSLAAEGEAGVRKVLSMLREEFELTMALSGCRSLKEITRDHIVTEWDSPHPRPAPRL, encoded by the exons ATGGAGATAACAAATGTGACCGAGTATCAAGAAATTGCAAAGCAAAAGTTGCCAAAGATGGTGTATGACTACTACGCATCTGGTGCTGAGGACCAATGGACATTGCATGAGAATAGATTTGCTTTCACTAAGATACT GTTTCGTCCTCGTATTCTCATCGATGTAAGCAAGATAGACATGACCACAACTGTGTTGGGTTTCAAGATATCAATGCCTATCATGATTGCCCCAACTGCCTTTCAAAAAATGGCTCATCCTGAAG GGGAGTATGCAACAGCTAGGGCTGCATCGGCTGCTGGAACTATCATG ACATTATCCTCATGGGCAACTTCTAGTGTTGAGGAGGTTGCTTCGACAGGACCCGGCATTCGGTTTTTCCAACTCTAT GTATACAAGGACAGGAATGTAGTTGCACAGCTAGTTAGAAGAGCCGAGAGGGCTGGTTTCAAGGCAATTGCCCTTACAGTTGATACTCCGAGACTCGGTCGCAGAGAAGCTGATATCAAGAACAG GTTCACTTTACCACCATTTTTGACATTGAAGAACTTTGAAGGTTTGGACCTTGGCAAGATGGATAAA GCTGATGACTCGGGTCTTGCTTCGTATGTTGCCGGACAAATCGATCGTTCCCTTAGCTGGAAG GATGTGAAATGGCTTCAAACAATCACTACATTGCCAATTCTTGTGAAGGGTGTACTCACTGCTGAAGATG CAAGGATAGCGGTAGAGGCTGGAGCAGCCGGAATCATCGTCTCCAACCACGGAGCTCGCCAACTCGATTATGTTCCTGCCACTATCATGGCCCTGGAAGAG GTTGTCAAAGCTGCTCAAGGTCGGGTTCCTGTCTTCTTGGACGGTGGTGTCCGGCGTGGAACCGATGTTTTTAAAGCTTTGGCATTGGGAGCCTCTGGTATATTT ATTGGGCGACCAGTGGTGTTCTCATTGGCTGCTGAAGGAGAAGCTGGCGTGAGGAAAGTGCTTTCGATGCTGCGTGAGGAGTTCGAGCTAACCATGGCGTTGAGCGGTTGTCGTTCGCTCAAAGAAATCACTCGTGACCACATCGTGACAGAATGGGACAGTCCTCATCCTCGTCCGGCCCCGAGACTGTAG